A portion of the Chaetodon trifascialis isolate fChaTrf1 chromosome 7, fChaTrf1.hap1, whole genome shotgun sequence genome contains these proteins:
- the ccka gene encoding cholecystokinin a gives MNVGICVCVLLAALSSGSVSLPSHAMSQRAEGEALASDSLPPHHTRQARSAPAPPSGQLANYNQPQADADARNTLSQLLARLISRKGSPYQTRSSLTSRASGLAPSHRIKDRDYLGWMDFGRRSAEEYEYSS, from the exons ATGAATGTaggtatctgtgtgtgcgtgctcctGGCTGCTTTGTCCAGTGGTTCCGTGAGTCTGCCCTCACATGCTAtg TCACAGAGAGCTGAGGGTGAGGCTCTGGCCTCTGACAGCCTGCCTCCACACCACACACGTCAGGCCCGCTCGGCTCCAGCGCCCCCCTCAGGGCAGCTAGCCAACTACAACCAACCCCAGGCGGACGCAGACGCTCGAAACACCCTGAGCCAGCTACTGGCCAGACTGATCTCCAGGAAAG gcTCTCCCTACCAGACCAGATCCTCCCTCACCAGCAGAGCCAGTGGTCTAGCCCCCAGCCACAGGATAAAGGACAGAGATTACCTCGGCTGGATGGACTTCGGACGACGCAGTGCAGAGGAGTATGAGTACTCCTCTTAA